AGATGGTGAGAATAAATCACGGTAAGTGGTCGAGTAAAAAAAGGTAGATAAATCGCACCCTTGCTGCTGATAGCCTTGTTGAGGCTGTTGGTATCCTTGTTGAGGCTGTTGTTGCTGCCAACTACCATCTCCACCACCCCACTGCTGCTGTTGTTGACCCCATTGCTGACCTTGGCCCCATTGCTGCTGCCCCCACTGTTGCTGTTGGCCCCATGGCTGTTGCTGTCCCCATTGTTGAAAGTTATTGTTTGCTCCCCAGTTGGCAGCCTGAAAATTAATAAGCACTTTTTTAAAGAACATCATGGCAAACTTATATCAGTTTTTGTGAagcagatttatatataaaagctAATTGTTCAACGTAGCAAGTTTGCcacctttttttaattttgaggcAACCAGTTTCGCAAGAAAAAAAATCCTACAGATTTGCAGTCATTTTTATCTTTGAATTGATTATTCAATACGCAAGTAGAGCGCTCAATACTGCTATCGACTTGATTGAATTTTTGTTAGTGCTGATATTAAACTAACTTCATGCTACTATAAGAATGTGATAATGTTCTACGATGAAATTGTTTGGTTAATATACTGCCTGGTGTTTTTGAACTCTGCATTGCTCACTCTCCAGTTTTTGCTAATCCAAGTTTGTATATAAACTTTAAtgaacttaaaggttgacttgcaacaaaattcacattaaagttttttggtattaaaagatttaccatgtcttactctgttgtgttgtatgtaggtgcaaaatatgtggaaatgtgattacaagttcttgaaagctcaaagacaaaaagccaccgtagatttgaatcagtttatttctctgacgttgtcattacatttggtcattgttttgtcacgcgatgttctcacgtgaattgaaaggccaatacaaggctcaatataaaacttctcatagcactattttatgacaaacacttcgagttttaccgaagatcccgtatcaaatatagatgctcgctgctttacagttgtttcggcttggtctaatcgtctagtagtaatctgatcatgtgacccatacatcgaaaataatttctgcagcatttttcgattatcacaggtgaccaacagggtcgtcatgtttatcagacaacgatatgtactccttcgagctaaggttaaaaaattaaacgaatttttatggtaagttataagatatcagtgctgaaagtgacagcattacaatgacgataaaatagatgcgtaagaacaatagacatggttttattgaatgcatgaaatatatttgtgaaaatattttgacgaatcaGGTTGCGCGAAAgtataaacagaagccatctctcttgtacaactacataccatttgagccattttggaaagagattctaatctacggcggtctcgtgatagcggcgattaactgttcgtttttgagcttttaagagcttgtaatcacatttctacatattttgcacctacaatacagcagagtaagacatgtgaatcttttgataccaaataactgtaatgtgaattttgttgcaagtcaacctttaaagatgcAGTTCAAATGTTGGGGAAAACTCAAGTCGTGTCAAGTGAAAGACAATATACTAGAAGTGCGTAAAGTTTCAGTTCATTAGAATGGTCTACCGTAGCCCATATTCGCTCCATTTAGCTTTATACTATTTCAATTATCGGCGAAGCCTTGCGAATATTTGCCATACCTAGAAATGCATGACAAATAATTTAGTACATGATCTGAATGCTTTTGCTTAGATGACATCCTTCTCAAATAAAGATTACATGCATTCTCATGTTCTCAGCATAGTTTTCATTAATTTCATCAGCAGAGCAATTAATTACACGGAGttagttgttttgtttttggcTTCATTTTTGTTTGACTAATGGAATTAAAACCTGGGCTTCCGCAAAAGTCATTAGTTGAATATACAATTTAGAATAGTATGTGGAATTGCAATCATAACACccaaatgttttcaaactattaattttaaaatcatttgagccacatacaaattttttggcaagtttttaaaatattctaacaTTTTGTTATCATGTTCGAAGCAGATGTTGACaagaaatattaaaagttatctACTTATTGGTCAATCAGTAAGCACACAAATAAATTTCCTGAGTTAGCCTAGAAAACTAGGAAAGAAAGCTATACATTCACACGAAAAAACACAGAATGAAGTGAGGTCCAAACCTGCTGCGCGACCTGCTGGGTACTCTGTGGCTGACCCATGCCCTGGCTATTATAGCTCTGCTGCATCGCGCCATTGTTAGAGCCCATTCCAGGCACAAAAGCGTCACTCGACTCCTTGCCCCAGGAACAACGTACTGTGTATCCTCCAATTTCTGAGCCATTCAACCCAACAATGGCCTGGGCGGCGGATTCCTTTGAATTAAgtctataaaataaaattccATGATCAGGTATTTACAACACAAAGAAATTGTAAAACTATAATCAGTTTATGAAGTCCCATACAAGACGCAAAAGTCAGTCACAAAAACAACCATAAAACAAGAATACACATATTACGATTCTGATTATATAGAAGTTTGCTAAGAGAAAATCACTCGAAAAAGAAACCAATTGAAAGTTACCAAAAAACCTCTGTTTGAACGGCGCCTTTATTTGACTGCCGCCTTTATTTGATCGTCACCTCCATTTGATCGCCACCTTGAGATTCTTTGATCATTATGAACCcttaatagcaagtgatcaatAAGAAAATGTctacaaaatggtactaatcatgactcggttacatcctTAACAATTAACTCTTTCGTGGTTGCTGTTCGTATCAAAGTCCATtttttaactccaaagcttCACGGTTTTTCCgttgaaaatttaaaagcaaCCCCATAGAAACAATAACTGTATCAGACTAATTACAGTAATTCCTTATTTAACCCAATCTTGATGCTTCGAcatatgtgaaaaatggtttaacAATTACGGTTAATTAGGGTTAATGTCACTCTGCCCGAAGGATAGtgtaaaatataggcaacaatCACTTCATCCGCTAAAAGGGTTGAATTTATCTTTCAACAATTTTGACGAGCTATTCGCAATACAACGGCGCCCTCtttttgaacatcacctctaataaaacaccaGTATAgaggaaggattgaaaaattaAAGCGCTATGGCGTTCATATCGAGGTTTGAGGGTAAACATGTTAAGATCTAATCAGTTTTGCAGCTATTCTAAGCAGTATTTTGGTGATAATCTAGTACAGACCTACACATACATCCagtttgtaatataatttttgtattaaATTTCATTTACACCAAGTTTAAGAGAATTTCGGCACTGCATAAGTTTGTCAGGTTGTTTTGCCATGAAACAAGTAGGCACCAGGTGTCATGGCAAAATCCCAGATTGAGAGTTGGATATCCTTGTATCTACTGAGGATTAAAACCTTACAAATACTAAATTGGCAAACTTAAAGTTACCCgtttaattttcttttgattAAAATAAGTAAACATTCCCTTTACTTTTTATATGAATTGCAAGAAATCTTAATCGATCGCTTGCTCAATTTATTTTGATAAACATTTTATGGCATATTTACACAGCGAATCACTGATAAACATGCTATTACATATGTTTACACAATGAATCACTGGTATAACCTATCAAaaacatatacagtgaaacatggataactcaaacttcacgggaccgagctaaagtgtttgagttatcagagcgttcaagttatcagagcacagtcacaagtgaatgtatttatcagtagatacatatgcaaactacatgtatatataaaactaaagtataggttgtttgttgtaagttaaagggcatttgatgtagagttttaaagtatttatcagaaagtatagatatttttatacacttgagatttgtgttgtttttggtgatgtgactgccagaaccttttcagattaaaattggcaaaacctaatcgcggttaaaacgctcagaaaacattttttcttcagtgttttactcgagatcaattttgccaattttaatcttaaaacgtcttgtcagtcacatcacctaaaactgcaaacaaatctcagcccaatagaaaaatatctattctttctgataatttttaaaactggacataagtaaccatttatgaccaatgcaaaaaagcatgctttacatctgatcagttgtttcatttaaaaaacttatcgagtgtagtctgtgacaaggtatttttttgacaaagatcaacagtgtgacttattgtagaaataaattttaaacagttattatagcccttaaaaacttgttagccttttctaacaaaagtGGCCaatcgataggtacgccttcactacgcacttgtctaaaccaagtcaataatacaccatccaaatcatcatgcgacgttgaacgatctcttagccttgatgaattttggtcacataacgatcttattctttctttttgtttaatccatgttgacactactttttggaagattttctctttttgataatgctgatagcttttgtcctgcttcgatttccttgagtactttaagtttgtcagaaggtttctacgcttttctttgcttgcgtgatgccatcgtaaagcggatgtctgttgtagcggatgccaagccacgagcctatttgtgacattttatctttatgtatccgcatataatcactgttacaatatgttttttgcatgctgtgtctatctttattaaatttttatcgctaataccttccaacatttatagcttggccgtaactaagcgaacgtcttagtggccctattaatcatttttatacgatttctttttcggtttcattatacggtacgggggaaattatacgtacactatacgcgtactaaaagcgctttcgttaagaaagcagagtactctcagctccgcgactagtggaaactccgtcgaaataaattgaacggaaaccgtttgtgaattcggcaaaaaactgttcgaattaaagGTGCCGAtgtcgagttatataaagccatttatcattgcgtgggaacagaccaagcaaatccattcgagttaaccatgtgttcgctatatccgaggacgagttatccatgtttcactgtatatattatttatatgtttcatcagacatatatgtgtaactatatatagttatatatgtataatgaattaatgtttatagcaaatattatattaaacgctAAAACGCACAATAGATTTTCACCTCCGATTACTTTTCACTAATTGTCGTTTTACTCAcacaatatcaagcatttacgaaACTGAACAAAGAGAAAGCGCAAGCATcttatctctttcaggcgttgtgagagAATTGTACCAAgtagcatatcagcatcttcATTATTCCAACATATTTGGCATACTGAACACCAAATTTGAATCGCGAAAGACATTTTTGTAGATGTCGAATGGCGAAAGGATGCCATAACTAAGGGACGAAACACCATCATGTTCCACATCGTGAGGCGAAAAACCGTAAAACAGGGTTGTCGTAACccgggggtgcactgtatctcTTAAATCCTTATAAGGTTCACAATATCAATACACAATCATTCTTGATAGTGTATTTATCAATGTTTACCTAGAGgaaacaaatttaactattcaACCTATCAACTGTTTACCATTTCACTTGTCAATGTATTTTCAATGACTATCATTGACCTGATACTACGTTGGTGAAAGTAAAAAAACATCCTGCCTGAATGATTACGTGTTCTCAATTTGTTCAACCCTCATGATCACACAAAGCTCCCTGCTAGTGCTGTAACAAAGCAAGTTGAGTCGAATGAACTTGGTACATTCTACAGCATGATTTACTGCATTTAGGATTTTGCTCATGCGGAGATGTAAGACAGATTTGAGCAGCGCCAAAGGACATGTTTTTGGTCAAAAAAACTTTTAGCGATAAAAAGACTCCCCAATAATAACAAGATTAACAAATTGAATATTAAAACTGTCTTATAGCTGATTTCTGCATCGCCTTTGGTTTAGCTTTTTATCGTTATGCCATCATGAAAACCTAGAATCTTGAAGACTAATAAAGTGATGTAATCAATCATCAAATAATTTAAGCACATTTGTTATTGCGCAAAAGTGAGTTTTTGCTTTGAATGGAGAAACTATGCAAGAGTAAGACATCAGGCAAGCATGGGCCAGCAATGATGAGATGCGTTGAATGAAAAtacacataaaaaataaagaatacAACTAATATTGTGTCTTAAACAAACAGAATCCGCATGAACACTGTtcacactactaatcagaaacGAACAACTTTCATGGCTCGTTAACTCCACACAACGAAGATGACCACTGAATAACGTGCATGTTTCTAAACCATTGAACAAACTAAAACAGAATATTATCCAGTGCTACCTCTAACCTCACAAAAGCAAAGCCTTTATCCGCGAAACACCTGATCTCAGCAATGGGTCCATACTGTTCAAAGTGGGGACTGAGCAGGTCATCTAAAACAAGCAATGGTGGCAGGCATGTAGTGTAGGTGCCAGAATTGAGATAGGATTCATGAGTTTGTGGGTGACCATGCTAATAACATACAAACTATGCTACCAAATAGAgcattattaaaggttgacttgcaacaaaattcacattacagttatttggtatcaaaagcttcaccatgtcttactctgctgtgttgtaggtgcaaaatatgtggaaatgtgattaaaagctcttaaaagctcaaaaacaaacagttcaccgcagccatcacgaaaacgccgtattATCAGAatccttttccaaaacggctcaaatgggacgtagatgAACACGACGGCttatgtttacattttcatgcaaactCATTCGtagaatattttcataaatatacttcaggctttcaataaaaccatgtctattgtcattacgcgtctatttcatcatcatcgtaatgctgtcactttgagcactgatatctcaaagcctaccataaaaattcgtttaatttcttaaccttagcttgaaggagtgcatatcattctctgataaacatgaggagcctatTGGtaacctgtgatagtcgaaaaatgctgcagaaattattcactctgtttggcaggaagtatggttcacatgatcagattacgactagatgaatagaccaagccgaaacaaaacattaaagtagcgagcatctgttTTTGATGCGCGCTTtttggtagaacccgaagtattGTCACAAACTAGTGCtaagacattttatattgagccttttatttcatgtgataacattaCGTGTCaaaacagcattttaaaagaattttagTAGCAAACCataaaagcgaaaaatgtattTAATCTCTTGGTAATTCAAGAAACTTGCAACATTTTGGCGTGGTTACTATGTTATACAAATGTATACCTGTATACTGCTACTAGATGGGATTTTCAGTGTTGTGACATTTACATAGCATTAGCTTTGCAATATGTAATAGACCGTAGATATGGTAATTTCCGTtaataatacagtcatacttcgacttacgagcataatgcgttccgagactgagctcgtatgtcaatttactcgcatgttggtgcaatttatttatatatagaacaattatatatattgattggtttccatactctaaaaaatgcaaataatacactcaaaacaagatattgtaacagaaagaacatgttggttattgtcccaacttaccacatgctttcaagaAGCAACAAATAagaaataatgcaaggaaatgtgataaattaaaatgtaaaattaaatacatacagtagcagctaagtGCTAaagctagcatttgccagggagggataTATAagtgttatccttcattacaacagttgaatttgataaatttggattttatcagtctTGAAAAACAAACTTataagcaaacctaaaagcaaactttcatttttaacttaacgtaattaaaatttcttcggcgttcatagtttgaagtttctcgctggttagctaatttttcctttgtttcgatttcatgactagccggccgttttaagacaaacctatctaaggacgtttgcctttgtcgccctttcaacatgttgcgattaggacgaacactggtgtcATCACAAAGGATTAATGCACGACTCCTAGTCAACTTGTCCGAaagtcaatttttttgttttgatagatagcaccggccttttcacataggtCTTTTCGCCTTTTCACCACCggccttttcgcctttattgaaacatcgtttcagttacgctgtcaccgaccaattgtttatcttttatccaatgccggagcagtctctccatcagcggtcgtgaagatcgctgtgccgttgagaaactatggttagtccttttgcgaactaaatgccctgaatataatcctgtttgataattgtggatgtatttctgtcatattgctgagctagctcaatcacgcatacacatttcgcatatttttcaataattttccgtttaatatcaatctttccattatctttcattttactggcaaactttcggtctacgcaccgtacttttaattcacataattctgcactgaaaatcgcgcacaaaaaaacacagtacaaaagtataacctgagcagttgaaaaatacagagtgatgctgttctcataaaacacctccggcatacttggcaactgactcacgtgctcgtatctcaaacatggctcgtatgttagtgctaaaacttgcttaaaagctggctcgtatctcaagtttctcatacgttggagcactcgtaagttgaagtattactgtagatTGACGTTTCATTCAATCGACACGAAACAGAAGTGCAAAAACCAACTACTAAACTTAATTGGATTAGAAAAATAAGGAGCTAGAGAATTTAAGGTGATCATACTCTGTTTAAGTGTGGTTGTCACAACATATAAATTTCAAGCCCTTGTTTATCTTGGCACTGGATAAAAAAAGTGAAGATAAGCGACAAGTAAATTGCAGAATCAGAAATTGTGCTAAAAACAGCTGATGCCAACCTTGTAATCCCTCCTGGATGCCACCAATATAGACTGTGGTATTAGTAGCAGAGGCCTGTGCGAACACATCATTGTAGTTGAGTTTCTGGGGTTGACGTTGTCTCCCTCGTTCTACTGGTGCCGGAGGCTTACGAGTTGCCCAATTTGTCCTAATCGCCCGACTCCCTAGCCATGCCCCATTCATTTCATTTATAGCACGCTGAGCATCCTACAGCAGCAATAGCATAGATCCAAATAGCCCGTGAATACATGAAATATTTTCAGCATTCACCAAACAAGTCTATTATACAACAAGCACTCAAATAttatggcttgaaaacaattattatttttaaatgactAGGTTTACACTTTTTAATGGTTCATTAAGACATACATTTAACCACTGCCGAAGAGGCCTACCTGGCACTTATCACCTACCATTTTGTAACTCCGCTACCTTAAGTATTACTGCGATTTGTCGACCAATGCGCATGGTACGAAATTGGAATCCACACGTcgcatacagtcaaactcggataactcaccctcggatagctcgaatacatggttaactcgaacggatttgtttggttcgttcccgcgcaatgataaattgctgtaaataactcgaactcaacttcgttaactcgaacagttttctgcccaacggctactgagaCGGTTATTATAGCTTTAGAATATCCAACCTATaaagataaacctcaacttttcgtagttcttaggcattgttattaccatcatcggcaaaagaTTTTCGTTAATGACTTTTCTAAGGGTTTGCAAAAagtcaaattttaccaaacatccgcttagcgatggttcttcgaaagcaaggaaaagcgaggtaaccttctcataaactttaaaaaaaatcggcaaaattgatcttggttaaaacgctcaaaaaaagatgtctttttttcagagcatttcaacagcaatcaagttttgccaattttaatctgaaaacgtcctggcagtcacatcacctaaaataacaaacaaatctcaactgatagaaaaatctctatactttctgataaaaattttttaaactttacattagaagctttttaatttgcaacaagccacctatgcttttgatttatattatagtatgtatatgtacatgtatctactaataaataaataaatggacttgtgacagtgctctgataacctgaacgctctgataactcgaacactttcgtgcggtcccgtgaagtttgagttatccgagtttgcctGTACATAGCAACTACAGACGAGGAACGAGCAAGCACCTTTGACGAAAATCCA
The genomic region above belongs to Watersipora subatra chromosome 1, tzWatSuba1.1, whole genome shotgun sequence and contains:
- the LOC137394483 gene encoding cytotoxic granule associated RNA binding protein TIA1-like isoform X2; the protein is MSESRTLYVGNLSHQITESFMGILFGQMGTCMGCKMIYEPGQDPYCFVEFSDHQSASNALATMNGREVMGKAIKVNWATSPNSKNSQEMARGRVDTSDHFHIFCGDLSSDIETKQLREAFHAFGEISDCKVICDLASGKSKGYGFISFINKEDAQRAINEMNGAWLGSRAIRTNWATRKPPAPVERGRQRQPQKLNYNDVFAQASATNTTVYIGGIQEGLQDDLLSPHFEQYGPIAEIRCFADKGFAFVRLNSKESAAQAIVGLNGSEIGGYTVRCSWGKESSDAFVPGMGSNNGAMQQSYNSQGMGQPQSTQQVAQQAANWGANNNFQQWGQQQPWGQQQQWGQQQWGQGQQWGQQQQQWGGGDGSWQQQQPQQGYQQPQQGYQQQGNYNY
- the LOC137394483 gene encoding cytotoxic granule associated RNA binding protein TIA1-like isoform X1, coding for MSESRTLYVGNLSHQITESFMGILFGQMGTCMGCKMIYEPGQDPYCFVEFSDHQSASNALATMNGREVMGKAIKVNWATSPNSKNSQEMARGRVDTSDHFHIFCGDLSSDIETKQLREAFHAFGEISDCKVICDLASGKSKGYGFISFINKEDAQRAINEMNGAWLGSRAIRTNWATRKPPAPVERGRQRQPQKLNYNDVFAQASATNTTVYIGGIQEGLQDDLLSPHFEQYGPIAEIRCFADKGFAFVRLNSKESAAQAIVGLNGSEIGGYTVRCSWGKESSDAFVPGMGSNNGAMQQSYNSQGMGQPQSTQQVAQQAANWGANNNFQQWGQQQPWGQQQQWGQQQWGQGQQWGQQQQQWGGGDGSWQQQQPQQGYQQPQQGYQQQGNYSNYNY
- the LOC137394483 gene encoding cytotoxic granule associated RNA binding protein TIA1-like isoform X3, encoding MGILFGQMGTCMGCKMIYEPGQDPYCFVEFSDHQSASNALATMNGREVMGKAIKVNWATSPNSKNSQEMARGRVDTSDHFHIFCGDLSSDIETKQLREAFHAFGEISDCKVICDLASGKSKGYGFISFINKEDAQRAINEMNGAWLGSRAIRTNWATRKPPAPVERGRQRQPQKLNYNDVFAQASATNTTVYIGGIQEGLQDDLLSPHFEQYGPIAEIRCFADKGFAFVRLNSKESAAQAIVGLNGSEIGGYTVRCSWGKESSDAFVPGMGSNNGAMQQSYNSQGMGQPQSTQQVAQQAANWGANNNFQQWGQQQPWGQQQQWGQQQWGQGQQWGQQQQQWGGGDGSWQQQQPQQGYQQPQQGYQQQGNYSNYNY